The Candidatus Roseilinea sp. sequence CTAACCGGCGCCCCCCCTCGTCTGCGTCCTGACCCGCATCACCCATGGTAGACGCTAGGCTCTGGCGACGTTTCGACTGGCTCCTGCTGACTGCCGTGATCTTACTGGTCACCTTTGGCGTCGCGATGATCTTCAGCGCCACGCGCAACGAGGGCAACCCCAACGTCGAGCGCAGTTGGCTCGATCAAGCCATCACCGCCGTCATCGGCCTGATGGTGCTGATGACCTTCAGCATCATTGACTATACGCTGCTCAAGAATTTTGCTGCGCCGATATACATCGGCGTTGTTGCTGCGTTGGCGCTGGTGCTGATCATCGGCATCGAGCGACAGGGGGCGCGCCGCTGGTTCAGCCTGGGTGGCTTCGACCTACAACCCGGCGAGCTGGCTAAATTAGCGCTGACGATCGTGCTGGCCAAACTGATCGCCGACCGACAAGGACGGCGCCCCTACCTAGAAACCATCCTTCTCTCCGGCTTGCTCGTCGCGCCATGCATTGTGCTGATCCTGTTGCAGCCCAACCTGAGCACGGCGCTCACCCTCGCGTTTCTGTGGCTGGTCATCGTCTTCGTCGGCGGCGTCGAACGACAGCACATCCTAATTATGTCCGTCATTGGCTTAGCCATTGTGCTCTTGGTGACGCAGCTACCTGCATTTCAAACTTATCAGCTCCGCCGCATAGAGCTACTGCTCGGACTCACGGACGAGCCAGGAGCGAACTACCAAAGTGAGCAAGCGCTAATCGCGCTGGGCAACGGTGGCCTGTTCGGTCGAGGATATCTGCAGGGTCAGCAGACTCAGCTACGCTTCTTCCCTGTCCGTCACACCGACTTCATCTTCTCAGTCATCGGCGAGGAGCTAGGATTCGTTGGTTGTATGATTTTCATGGTACTGCTGGCGACCGTGATCCTGCGCGCGCTACGCGCAGCCATCATCGCGCGCGACACTTTTGGGCGCCTGCTGTGCACCGGTATTGCCGCGACGCTGTTCTTGCAGACCTATATCAACCTAGCCATGCAGGTCGGGTTGATGCCAGTCACCGGCGTGCCGTTGCCATTCGTCAGCTATGCACGCAGCAGCCTAATCGCATTGATGGTCGCCATTGGCATTGTCGAGAGCGTGGCCATGCGCTATAAGAAGTTGGAGTTTTAATGTGCTGCGTTGCCGGATGGTCAGGTTAGGCTCACATGGCCACCCGACCCGCTTCGCGGCCCGGCAACGGGCCTGTTTCACTGCATGCGCAGCAGCACAGGCGCTTTGGACCACAGCGCCTCCAGGTTGTAATAGGCGCGCTGGCTGGGCAAGAAAATATGCACCACGACATCACGGTAGTCCACCAGAATCCAGCCGCCACCGTTCAGACCTTCGATGTGATGCGCGTCTATGTGACACTCTTTATGCACTTGCGCTTCAATGCCCTCGGCAATGGCGCGCAACTGGCGCTCGCTGGCACCCGAACAGACAACAAAGTAGTCGGCGACCGTGGAGAGATTGCGGAGATCGAGCAAGAGGATATTTTCGGCTTTCTTGTCTGCAGCAGCAGAGACCACTGCGCGTGCGAGCGCCAGACTGTCCGGCGCGGACTGGGAAGTCATTAACTTAAATTATACTTGCCGCTCATGGAAAAGGACTGGTTGGGAGGACTGCTGTTGCCCGTCGGCTTGTGGTTACTCCTCTCAGCCGGCACGCCGAGTCACCTCCATCACCGGTTGGCCAGCGCCGCACTCATCGCCTCGGCAATCGCCACGCTCGCGTTCGTCGTTTTCGGATTCGCGCTGGCGTTCGGCGGGGGGGAACCGTCGCTCGGCATCGGCGCGCCTCCGGCGCGCTGGATCTTCGCCGGCTTGAGTGGCTTCTTCCTCGACGGCGCAACGAATCTGGAAGGCCTGCGCGCGTTTGTCCGCTTCTGGCCGCTGAGCGCGGCCGGTGCTGTGCTGGTGGCTAGGGTGCTGGGCCAACAAGCGCGCGTCTTGACGCTGACCGTCTTCACCATCGTCGTCACTGGCGTCATCCTCCCCATCGTTATGTGCTGGATGTGGGGAGGAGGCTGGCTCCACACATTGGGCACACATGCCGGCCTCGGCCGAGGGACTGTAGACCTGGGGCATCTCGCCGCAATCGGGATCGCCGTTGGCGCATTCGGCGTCGTCTGGCTCGATTCACTCCCAAGGCGGGAACCGGCGCTGCATGAATCACACCTGCCTGCGGTGCACCTTCCGGTGCGCGCCGTGGCCGGCGTGTTGCTCGTCCTGGCTAGCGGGCCTGCGTTGGCTGGCGCATTTGCGCCGGAGGCGCCCGAACTTCCGATGGGCCAATTCGTCAGCAGCAGCGTGGCGGCCAGCATCGCCATCCTGACTGCAGGAGGCTATACGATCTTCACCATGCGCCGGCCAGACGTATTGAGCGTCAGTCGGGCCGCGGTAGCGGCTGTGCTGGCTACATCCAGCGGCGGCGCATTGCTGCCGATGTCGGTCGTCGCTGCGTTGGGCATCATCTGTGGGTTGCTGGCAACCATCGGTTATTACGCCGTCCATGAGCGGTTGCGCTGGCAAGACGACGGCGCCGTGGTCACTTCGGTCTTCGTGCCGGCCGCCGTGGGATTGCTGGCGACGGGCATGTTCGCGAACGGCGCCTTCGGCGTCTCCGGCCTGCTATCGCACAGCGCGGGACTCGAAGCCGGCCAACTCCTGGCCCAGGCCATTGGCCTAGTTGCGATTGCGCTGTTTGCCATGGGCATGAGCAAGACTACGCTCGCGCTGATGCGCCGCGCGCGCATTGCGCTCCTCATCCCGGCCGAAAGCGCGTACTCTCCCTCCCCCGAGCCGCAACCTGCGCGCTCATCGGTAGTCGTAGCGTCAGCCGAGTTCGCCGACGCTGCGCAGGCAATGAGCCTCGCTTACGCCTCGGTGTCCGAAGCGACCGATCGCGCCTCTGCTGACCAGCCAGCGATGGCGAAGGACTCCGCTGCGATCGCAGAAACTACGCCTGCAACAGGCGAAGGAAGCGCGCGCAGATGGCTGACCCGATTCCGGCGTCGCAACGAGGCGCCGCCTGCGCCCAAACAACCGCGCAAAGTCGCTTATCCCTATCGCGTCGGCGGACGGCCGCTTTCGATACGCCCGCCTTCGGCCAGCGCCAAGGACGCAGAGGATGAGACCTCGGCGGCGTCGCTCGGCGATCGCGATTGATTTCGATTGGCACGAGGCGCGCATCCTTTGAAGGCGGCGCAGCCGGCGTCTAACCAGCTCAACCAGTCCCCGCGACCTATCCCCGGATAGAGTCGCACGAGCTTGATGCGGGCGTCGGCGTTGAACTGCCAAGCCGACTGCCTCAAAGGCCCCATAGAGCGCGCTCGGCCCATGGGTGTTCGGGTTGTCCACCACCGGCACGATCCGCTGCTCACGTTCCGTCCGTTGTTCGGCGGTCAGTCAGGGTTTACGCCTCGGGGATTTTGAGGTTTTGCGCGGCGCAAGCCAGGCCCGGGAGCCAGAAGTCATCGCTACGTGCTGCGCGCAGATGCCTAGGCCTTGATCCCGCGCTCGCCTTCCCCGTCAGATCGCCCACAAGTGATGACGCAAGACCGCTGCGCCCGGTGCGCACTCGGCTGAGGTCTTCGCCGACCACCACATCCAGCATCCGGCGCGCGCGCCGTTCTCAATCCGCCAATAGGCGTGCGCCGCACGCGCAAAGCGCTGCACATCCTGCTCTAGCCTAGTCGTTCAGGAGCTCACCGGCTCGCGTTCGGTTTGATCCAAACGTCATCGGCGGCGCACAAAACCCACCGCACCTGCTTCGGCCAAGCATCTAACGCCTCAACAAAATTCGCGCCGATCTCGCTGGCCATGCCCGCGCGCCTCCGTCTGCAGACCGAAACGAGGCCGACACGGGCGTTACGGCGTAGTTGCTTGCCGCGCCTTCTCCTAAGGCGCCGATTGTACGATTGGGATGAATGCGCGGTTTTGCATAACGGTGATGTAGTCAGTTCTACTCATCACATCTGTGCCGCCTGGTCCCTTGACGGTGAGAACAACGGAGTAACGCCCCGGCTTCTCGTAGAAGTGTGTTGGTGACTCGACAGACGAGGTCGTGCCATCCCCAAAGTCCCAGGTGTAATCCAACACGTCGCCTGTTGACAGATTCGTGAACTGAACAGGCTCACCAACGAGCACCTCGCGCTTAGAGCTCGCGAAGTTTGCACTGGCAGGGGCATAAACCTTAACAGCCATGCGTTCTTGCCAAACAGTGTTGGTGAGAGGCCCGATCGCGCGCAGCGTCACGGTGTAAACGCCGGGTTGGGTATAAACATGTGCGCCGGGGCTATGAAGAGACGAGGTCGTGCCATCACCGAAGTCCCATTCCCAGGCTGTGGTGTTGGGCGTTGAGGTGTTGGTGAACACGACGGTCAGCGGAGCAATGCCGGAGTAAGCGCTCTTCAAGAAGCCAGCTCGTGCGCAGAAAGATGCAGAGCCGTTGACAAATGCGCTGTTGTCGCTGTAGCGCTGCTCCATGATGAAAGTGTCAGGGGAAAGGGCGGGGTTCACTTGCATCTGCAAGCCACAGGGAGCTGCCTGTCCGATGACAAAACTGATTGGCACAGTAGCCATTGGGCCGATGACCGGGATGTTCTTGGATGCGAGCAGGCCGGTGTGAGGTTGCTGCGAGACATCGAATATGCTGACCACGACGTTGCTCACCGTCAACCAGCTTGTATTGCGGATATTGCCTGCGACGTAGATGAAGGGCACGGTGACGTCGGTTGCTGTGAGCTCCGGTGAGATGGCGAGATTGGGTCGTAGCTTCAAGGTGTTCTCGAGTTCCTGAACCTGACCGGATAGCGGCGACCGCACCAGTGTTGTGACCGAGTAGGTGCCGGCAGCCGCGTTGCTCACGTTCAAATTCAGCACGGCGGTGTATGTGTCCCCTGGCGCTACAGGCGGCACCGTGCTTGATGCCGTCGCAATTCCGGCACCCTCTAAAGTCTTCAAGGTGACTGTAAGCTCGCTTGGCAGCGTTTGAGTCGTGCCGGCGCTGAAGATGGGCACGTGAAGCGCGATCTGTGCGCCCTCTTGCCAATCAACAAGCGGAGGGCGAACTCTGAGGTCATGACCAAATGCGTGCACCAACGCAGCGTTGTTCGCTTCATTTAGCTCGTCTATGTGGTTCGTGGGGTCAGCCACAATGTAGAGGTCAAAGGCGTCCGCAGGTGGCACAACCCATGCAAAGCCAATGGTTTCGGTGAAGCCGGCCCCAAGTGCAGTCGGTAGGCTACGCGACATCAGCAGTGTACCGCCCAAGGTGGGGTCGCCTTGGTATAAGCCAATCTGCACAGCATTTGCCTCAACTTCGCCCTGGTTGAGCAAGGTCGCTGACACAAGCGCCGTTGCGCCGAGCGCAGGGGCATCTTCTGGCAGAACGATGGTGATGCTGTCGGAGATAACAGTGAGATCTGGCCGATACTGGAGTTGTTTGGATAAGGCTACCATCTCCGTGCCGCTGGCTTGGCGCATAGTCGAAGTGATCAGCTCACCAGCAACTTCGCGCGTCCGAGTTACCACTTCATAAAGGGTGCGCACATAGCCCAATGTCAGGGTGTCATCTTTCATGTAGGCATCAAACGAAGCCTCGAATGCGGAGTCGTCGGTAAGTTTGATCGGCTTGCTCCATTGAGACCAGTTATCGGAAGCGACCAGGGCATAGAGGTCACGGTCGAAGCGACTGCCTCTCAGGACTGCGACCAGCCCTTGGTTTCCTTCGTGGAGCTGCATTCGATCAACGATGAGGTTGTCCAGGTTCACCGATGCGCTCATCGGCGCAGCAGTCTGCAAGCTGTGAATTTCGAACACGTTTTGCCGATTGGAGCTGTCCATCTGCGTGAGGCCGGAGCGTATGTGAGCGAGCCAGGGAGTGCCAGCCTGGTCAATCACAACCGCTGGGTGGCTTTGCCTTTCCTCACTCCAGCCCAGGAAGGGTATGTGAATCGGATCTGACCAGGACGCTGCTGCTTCGTCCCACACCACTGCCGCAGTTCGCAGGGTGGGCGTCACGCCTGGAGAAACAAACTGCTCGCTGTAAGCTATCACAGCCTCTTGGTTGCTAAAAGCAGAAGATAAGCCGAAGAGATTGTGATCGTTGCGGAGGATGATTTCTTGCCGTTGTGGGGTGCCTTGTGCGTTGAAGAAAGCCACCTCCAGCGCAGCGGCGTTGTCTTCGAGGCTCACCCACGCTGCAAGGGCCCGGCCTTGGCCGTTGCTGCTCAGCGTTAAACTGTAGTCGAGATGGTTGTCGTTGGTGAGGTATTGGACAGGTGACCAGCGATCGGCCAGGCTGTCGTACACCGCGTAGGCGACTTCGATCTTGCGAATGTCGCGCAGCGATTCGCTGAGGATGTCGCGTGCTCGGTTCCAGACCGCCAGCGCATGCTGATCATTGAGCCAGGTCACCTGAGGGGCCAGGTCGGAGACTGCATCGGAAGTGACTGCCGCAGGAGCTGACCAGGCGCTACCGTTCCACACGCTGTAGTAGATTTCGCGCGAGCCGCCAACAGGCCGAGCAGGAACATCTTGCGTCCATACCAGTAGTGTGCGTCCTGTGGCGGGCCAATGGGCCATGCTCACTTCGGTGTGAGTCAGGTTGCCGCTCGCCAAAATGCCTGTGATCACAGCAGAACTGCCCACGGCCATAGGCGCGCCCATGCTGCTGGGGGATACCATGCTCGCGCTTTCAAAACCAGCATAATCAGGCGTATGCGATGCTGGCGGGATGAGCTCGAATGTGGCTGAATCTGTCGAAGGCACAGCTTGTGCTGCAAACGGCACCGTGGATTGACCCAAGGAGCTTGTTTGTGCGCCTTGACCTGAAGGAGGCAGTAAGTTCCACTTGGTGTTGTACTTCCATTCTGCATCCCTGGACCACGCATTGTATAAGTTTGCCGCGACCTTCGCACTTGCTTCCAATTCGACCTGCGAGACCGGTGCTGCCTCCGCAAGCCTTACAGGCCGTGTGCCGCCGAACTTCAACACAGCCGCACCACTGCTCTCCAGCTTGATCTCCAACAGGTCTTTGACAGTATAAGCATACTCAGCAGAGACCTTTGGGCCAACAGATGTGGTTGTTTCAAGTAGGTAGGCTTGAATGCCGTTCCGGTTATTAGGAGCAAAAGCCAGTTTGGAGTTGAGCTTGAAGCTTGCCCCGGCTTTCGCTGTCACCTCGCCGAGCATCTGTTCACACTTCAAACCAATTGCGAGGACCTTTTCCGCTTCTTCCAAGACCTTGCAGGCTGCTTCTACCCCAGGAGCAACAGGCGGGAAGAACTTCGCAAGCAGCGTCATGAGCGCTTCCTTCCATTCGGTATACACTTCGGCACCCAGAGACCCAGCCCCTTTGTACTCGCGCAGGTAGTCCTCGTTAAAGTAGCCCAAAAAGAATACACATAAGTAATTTCGGTCAAACTCGTAGCTCAAGCCGAGGTCTAAGGCTCCTCCAAGGCGCAAATTTTTGATCTTGGCGATCTCTTTTCGGCTGCCTTTGAATTGAAAATTCAAGGATGGCGGGGTATCACAACTCAACGGGAGGTCCAGCGAGCCGACCAGCTTGAGTTTGATGCTCTTCCTCTTTGCGATTTCCTTTGCTTCTGCCTCGTTTCCCTCACCTCCCTCACCTGTGCTCTGGCCTGTGTCAAGTTTTGGCTCAAACACCCATCCCTCGTTGTTGGGCCATACCTTGGAGATGCTGTAGGTGGGTGGCGCACCATTGACCGACTTCATAGACAAGCTGGGTATACGTCTAGAAAACGAACCGGCGGCAGACTCGGCATAGCCCATGACATGGAGGAGCCAGTCTGGCCAATCATTTGAGGCGACCTCGGTCGTCCAGGGCACCGATTGCAAGCCGTCACTCGTGACGGCTATGATTCGCAATTGACCAGGGCCGAACGGCAAGTCGCTCAACAGGTTAAAGGAGCGAATAGCGTAGTGAGTCTTGATGTTCTCATTGGACTGCGCATAGAATATCTCTTTCTTCTGCTTCCCGTTGCTGAGCTCAAAGATGAGTGCCCCTGGCGTGCAACCTTTCCAGTCCACCGTGACGTTGCTGTCCAGGTACATAGCATGGCGCGATGGTTGCGGAAACCGAGGGTAAACAAAATCCCGTCCCAGATTGAAAGAGGGCACCACCTCCAGGATCTCGGGGCGCATGGCGCAACTGCTAACCACGGGCACTTCGACGCGCGCTATCGGTGTGTTGTAATACGCATTCAGCACAGTGATCGTGGCTGTCCCGATATGAGACGCCCTTAGCTCAGCTTGGCCCACGTCAACATAGCGCACTGTGTAGGTGGGTGGTTGGTCTTGAAAGCGAATGACCTTGAGCGGCACTTGCGTCTCTGTCACTCTCTCTGGGGACCTCTCCATGAAGAAGGACTGGATGGCGATGCGAGCGGACGAACCCGCGGTGAGTGTTTCCGGCGAGACGTGAAGCCGTGCAGCTATACTCTCGGGGCCAACAAAGTATATCTCCGTGGACGCCCTCAAGTCCAAATCGTTCGCAAGGCTGTGTGCTTCAATCAGCGCTTTGCCTGCTTGCGTTGACTTCACGCGCGCAGTGAGTATGCCGTTGGGGTCTGTGCGTCCTTCGCGCGGGGTGATTACCACACCGGAATAGGGGCTGTAGAACTCGAACAAACGGTTTGTGATGGGACTACCGTTGGCGTCAACAGCCTTCAGCGTGAGCGTAGCCTCCGCGATTCCATCGGCTTTTACGAACGCTTCATCCACGCTCAGGTAGGGTTCTTTCTCCGCAAACTTGATAGTGGCCTGAGCGATGGTGATGTGTGGCTCTGCGGCACGCTGCGCAGAGATTGTGGAGAACCCCAGGCCGCGTGAGCGGACTACGGCAGTGAATTGTCCATCCTCATTCGTCACACCTTCGGAGGGCACAACGCTGTCCACGATAGGACGATCTGTGCTCAGCCGCACGCGCTCACCAGCCCACGGCTGGTTGTCAGCGGTGTATAGCGTGAGTGTGACTACGCTATGCTTGCTCAGCGATGGCACCAGAGCCGGCGAAACAATTATGCCCGTTTGACTGCCAACGCCGCTGTATGTGGTGAATGACCAGTGACCGCCCTCTGCATCAGTGAAAGTTGTGCAATCGGCATCTTGGCAGGCGCGTACTTGCCAATAGTAAGTGGAACTCGGCGTCAATCGCCCCGGCACCAACGCACTCGTTGCCGAGCCTGTGCTGATGTTGGGTTCACAGTTTGGTGTCGTGCTGACACAGTAGCGATAGTGATCCGCTGCAAACGCGTCCCACGACAGCCGCACGCCTTCTAGCAGAATGCCGGTCGAGTTGTTTTCAGGAGCAAGCTTCTCAAATCGGTTTGTCGTGACCGCCCCTGAGAGACAAGCTATCTGTTGGGGTGAATTGTAGTCATATCCATGCAGTTCATCTTCGGGACTAACTCCTATTTGGAAGTAATAATCCGATCCCCATCCGTACCAGCATCCGTCCCTTCCGAGGGCGATGGTGTGATCTCCTCCCGCGGAGATGGCAACAAAGCGATGTCCACCAGTGACCCTGACCGGCGTGGAGCGATAGCCTGTGGTTGTGCCATCGCCAAGCTGACCCTCACTGTTCCAACCCCAGCAATAAGCCTCTCCCTCACTGGTCAACGCGCATGTGTGGCCGTGGCCGGTGGAGATGGCCGTAAAGTATTGGCTGCTGTTGACCTGAACCGGAGCCTGGCCATATTCAGCGCCCCAGCAGTAAGCCTGTCCCGACGAGGCGAGTGCACAAGTTCTGTCAAATCCTCCCGAAATCGAAACGAACGTGTGTCCGCCAGTCACCTCCACCGGCGTAGGATATACTTCATCTTCGGCGCTGCCGTTACCAAGCTGACCGTACTCGTTCCGACCCCAGCAGTATGCTTGGCCAGATGACGTCAGCCCGCATGCATGAAACCCTCCTGCAGCGATAGCCGTGAAGAAGAGGTCATTGCTGAT is a genomic window containing:
- the mrdB gene encoding rod shape-determining protein RodA — encoded protein: MVDARLWRRFDWLLLTAVILLVTFGVAMIFSATRNEGNPNVERSWLDQAITAVIGLMVLMTFSIIDYTLLKNFAAPIYIGVVAALALVLIIGIERQGARRWFSLGGFDLQPGELAKLALTIVLAKLIADRQGRRPYLETILLSGLLVAPCIVLILLQPNLSTALTLAFLWLVIVFVGGVERQHILIMSVIGLAIVLLVTQLPAFQTYQLRRIELLLGLTDEPGANYQSEQALIALGNGGLFGRGYLQGQQTQLRFFPVRHTDFIFSVIGEELGFVGCMIFMVLLATVILRALRAAIIARDTFGRLLCTGIAATLFLQTYINLAMQVGLMPVTGVPLPFVSYARSSLIALMVAIGIVESVAMRYKKLEF
- the rsfS gene encoding ribosomal silencing factor RsfS, producing MTSQSAPDSLALARAVVSAAADKKAENILLLDLRNLSTVADYFVVCSGASERQLRAIAEGIEAQVHKECHIDAHHIEGLNGGGWILVDYRDVVVHIFLPSQRAYYNLEALWSKAPVLLRMQ